A window of the Deltaproteobacteria bacterium genome harbors these coding sequences:
- the scpB gene encoding SMC-Scp complex subunit ScpB, with amino-acid sequence MTTEGEKQPDLPISELASPDAEGAVERAGAGDEPGEEAARTELQQLKEAARFATPERAAMVVEALLFAAEKPLDLAMLEEATQFSRELLESALASLQSAYAAGSRGVILVDLGGRWQLRTEPQVAMYVRRMLQVKPLRLTRAALETLAIIAYRQPITRPEMEDLRGVDCGAVTKALLERKLIRILGKKDEPGRPLIFGTTKEFLELFNLRDLTQLPTLREFQELSEESRKIVEDEAPRPVAAGLADLAQDPAAEERMIQSTAESESALEQLENAIDRADESSKSTATVLAPPPVPEPPKAE; translated from the coding sequence TTGACTACCGAGGGTGAGAAGCAGCCGGATCTGCCGATCTCCGAGCTCGCGTCGCCGGACGCGGAGGGCGCCGTCGAGCGGGCGGGCGCCGGGGACGAGCCGGGCGAGGAGGCGGCGCGCACCGAGCTGCAGCAGTTGAAGGAGGCAGCCCGATTCGCGACCCCCGAGCGGGCAGCGATGGTCGTGGAGGCGCTCCTCTTCGCAGCGGAGAAGCCGCTCGATCTCGCCATGCTGGAGGAAGCGACGCAGTTCTCCCGGGAGCTGCTCGAAAGCGCGCTGGCGTCGCTGCAGAGCGCGTATGCCGCGGGAAGCCGGGGAGTGATCCTCGTCGATCTCGGCGGACGGTGGCAGCTGCGGACCGAGCCCCAGGTGGCCATGTACGTGCGCCGCATGCTGCAGGTGAAGCCGCTGCGCCTCACCCGGGCCGCGCTGGAAACGCTGGCGATCATCGCCTACCGGCAGCCGATCACGCGGCCGGAGATGGAGGACCTCCGGGGCGTCGATTGCGGCGCGGTGACCAAGGCCCTCCTGGAGCGGAAGCTGATCCGCATCCTGGGAAAGAAGGACGAGCCAGGCCGGCCGCTCATCTTCGGCACCACCAAGGAGTTCCTCGAGCTGTTCAACCTCCGCGACCTGACCCAGCTCCCCACGCTGCGCGAGTTCCAGGAGCTGTCGGAGGAGTCGCGCAAGATCGTCGAGGACGAAGCGCCGCGGCCTGTGGCGGCGGGCCTCGCGGATCTGGCGCAGGATCCGGCGGCCGAAGAGCGGATGATCCAGTCGACTGCCGAGAGCGAGAGCGCGCTCGAGCAGCTGGAAAACGCCATCGACCGCGCCGACGAGTCGTCGAAGAGCACGGCGACGGTGCTGGCGCCGCCGCCGGTTCCAGAGCCGCCGAAGGCTGAGTAG
- a CDS encoding rRNA pseudouridine synthase: MSAERLQKILAHAGVASRRKAEELIEAGHVSVNGKVVRELGSKADLDQDLIQVDGRTIRETQDKVYYVLYKPAGCVTTLSDPENRPTIKAYLEEIPERVYPVGRLDYDVEGALIVTNDGDLAFSMMHPRFGVRRTYLAKVHGVPAAEQLERLRRGVRLEDGRARALEADLHSRTPKNTWVRVVVAEGRQHLVKRLMEAVGAPVQKLHRADYGGIGVGGMRPGEVRELTRAEVQSLRAQAGKKAEASDRRAPVALPARRHGHGPPSPGGRTRRGRHSRR, encoded by the coding sequence ATGAGCGCCGAGAGGCTGCAGAAGATCCTCGCTCACGCGGGCGTCGCCTCGCGGCGCAAGGCCGAGGAGCTGATCGAGGCCGGACACGTCAGCGTCAACGGCAAGGTGGTGCGGGAGCTGGGCAGCAAGGCGGATCTGGATCAGGACCTCATCCAGGTCGACGGCCGCACCATTCGCGAGACGCAGGACAAGGTCTACTACGTGCTCTACAAGCCGGCGGGCTGCGTGACGACGCTGAGCGATCCGGAGAATCGCCCGACCATCAAGGCGTACCTCGAGGAGATCCCCGAGCGCGTGTATCCGGTCGGGAGGCTGGACTACGACGTCGAGGGAGCGCTGATCGTCACCAACGACGGCGATCTCGCCTTCTCGATGATGCATCCGCGGTTCGGCGTCCGCCGCACCTACCTGGCGAAAGTGCACGGCGTTCCGGCGGCGGAGCAGCTCGAGCGACTCCGCCGCGGAGTGAGACTGGAGGACGGCCGCGCCCGCGCGCTGGAGGCCGACCTGCACTCGCGCACGCCGAAGAACACCTGGGTGCGGGTGGTCGTGGCGGAGGGCCGGCAACACCTCGTCAAGAGGCTGATGGAAGCGGTGGGCGCGCCTGTGCAGAAGCTGCACCGGGCGGACTACGGCGGCATCGGGGTGGGGGGCATGCGACCCGGCGAAGTGCGCGAACTGACTCGCGCGGAAGTGCAGTCGCTGCGCGCCCAGGCGGGAAAGAAGGCCGAGGCGAGCGACCGTCGTGCGCCGGTAGCGCTCCCCGCCCGGCGGCACGGCCATGGGCCGCCGAGCCCAGGGGGTAGGACGCGCCGCGGCCGCCACAGCAGGCGCTGA
- a CDS encoding cyclic nucleotide-binding domain-containing protein encodes MAKKPQIDIRGLKDEVAEHLKKSRWEKAAEVLEQLVALEPKDMAQRLRLGETYRRMDQPQLAIQAYQHAAKFFGDEGQLIKAIGAVKIILEIDPRNAEAQRQLAAMNERRIGKVSLGRTGLKKAPPPAPRPAAAKPVTAPQSARVVDTTGHIELPEIGDDEPLELDHGMAATPPPRGRPQTLSSRAQALSGGVALSGGELEAEIPDEPPPPPPRGKQRAIAPLAPQPQAGIDLDPLLPPPQAEALPDDAILTLQAEDLVAAPHDEEVISGEEFVRQTGPIADLLSSGVEEEVELLSITADEELAGARPTAAPAVSAEDEDFDRAFGNIAAPPEERASKMNAKKVPLFDDLPQDAFVALVNRLSYHRHVPGQIIIREGDPGRSFFIIVEGRVRVCKSAPDGKELTLAHLGEGAFFGEMALLSGAPRTANVISEEDTEVLEVTDNMLRELAGKYPQVISSLKNFYRQRLLNNVMAISPLFKDFDPSQRKAIVEKFRMRQAAPQEKIIVEGKSSDGLYVVLHGIVEVSTQQRQVAVLKEGEIFGEMSLLTREPAAATVSAQTNSILLRLPRDSFQELVVTHPQILALVSELTEKRRSAIEAILEGQGEGHDGMSFV; translated from the coding sequence ATGGCGAAAAAGCCGCAGATCGACATCCGCGGGCTGAAGGACGAGGTCGCCGAGCACCTCAAGAAGTCGAGGTGGGAGAAGGCGGCCGAGGTCCTCGAGCAGCTCGTCGCCCTGGAGCCCAAGGACATGGCCCAGCGGCTCAGGCTGGGCGAAACATACCGCCGGATGGATCAGCCACAACTGGCCATCCAGGCCTACCAGCACGCGGCGAAATTCTTCGGGGACGAAGGCCAGCTGATCAAGGCCATCGGGGCGGTCAAGATCATCCTGGAGATCGATCCGCGCAACGCCGAGGCGCAGAGGCAGCTCGCGGCGATGAACGAGCGCCGGATCGGGAAGGTGTCGCTGGGGCGGACCGGCCTGAAGAAGGCACCGCCGCCGGCGCCTCGCCCCGCCGCCGCGAAGCCCGTGACCGCCCCGCAGTCAGCCCGGGTCGTCGACACGACGGGACACATCGAGCTGCCGGAGATCGGAGACGACGAGCCGCTCGAGCTCGACCATGGGATGGCGGCCACGCCGCCTCCGCGCGGTCGCCCGCAGACATTGAGCAGCCGCGCGCAGGCCTTGAGCGGCGGCGTGGCATTGAGCGGCGGCGAGCTGGAAGCGGAGATCCCCGACGAGCCTCCTCCGCCGCCTCCGCGCGGCAAGCAGCGCGCGATCGCTCCGCTGGCGCCCCAGCCGCAGGCGGGGATCGATCTCGATCCGCTTCTGCCGCCGCCGCAGGCGGAGGCGCTGCCCGATGACGCCATCCTCACCCTCCAGGCGGAGGACCTGGTCGCAGCGCCGCACGACGAAGAGGTCATCTCGGGCGAGGAGTTCGTACGCCAGACAGGTCCCATCGCGGACCTGCTTTCCAGCGGCGTCGAAGAGGAAGTCGAGCTGCTCTCCATCACCGCCGACGAGGAGTTGGCAGGTGCGAGGCCTACCGCCGCGCCTGCCGTGTCCGCCGAGGACGAGGACTTCGATCGCGCTTTCGGCAACATCGCCGCCCCGCCCGAAGAGCGCGCGTCGAAGATGAACGCGAAGAAGGTGCCGCTGTTCGACGACCTTCCGCAGGACGCCTTCGTCGCCCTGGTGAACCGGCTGAGCTACCACCGCCACGTTCCCGGCCAGATCATCATTCGCGAGGGCGACCCCGGACGGAGCTTTTTCATCATCGTCGAAGGGAGGGTCCGGGTCTGCAAGAGCGCCCCCGACGGGAAGGAGCTCACGCTCGCGCACCTCGGCGAGGGCGCGTTCTTCGGCGAGATGGCGCTGCTCTCGGGCGCGCCGCGCACGGCGAACGTCATCTCGGAGGAGGACACCGAGGTCCTCGAGGTGACCGACAACATGCTGCGCGAGCTGGCCGGCAAGTATCCCCAGGTGATCTCGTCGCTGAAGAACTTCTATCGGCAGCGGCTCCTGAACAACGTGATGGCCATTTCGCCGTTGTTCAAGGACTTCGATCCCTCGCAGCGCAAGGCCATCGTGGAGAAGTTCCGCATGCGTCAGGCTGCTCCACAGGAGAAGATCATCGTCGAGGGGAAGAGCTCGGACGGCCTCTATGTGGTGCTCCACGGCATCGTGGAGGTCTCCACCCAGCAGCGACAGGTGGCGGTCCTCAAGGAAGGCGAGATCTTCGGGGAGATGTCGCTCCTCACCCGGGAGCCGGCCGCCGCGACCGTGAGCGCACAGACCAATTCCATCCTCCTGCGACTCCCGCGGGACAGCTTCCAGGAGCTGGTGGTCACGCATCCGCAGATCCTCGCGCTGGTGAGCGAGCTGACGGAGAAGCGCCGCAGCGCCATCGAGGCGATCCTCGAGGGCCAGGGCGAAGGCCACGACGGAATGAGCTTCGTCTAG